In Penaeus vannamei isolate JL-2024 chromosome 14, ASM4276789v1, whole genome shotgun sequence, one DNA window encodes the following:
- the LOC113806370 gene encoding uncharacterized protein has protein sequence MRFSSVLAVAAVVALAMPSSGVEEQGVARISNRFFLGVSSTTTYSMVSVSTSTVFFSCLSGTYTEKVCKGRNAKRKRKSVVDRMDDGTDLLALDSSATDLGDVEPDQDTSGRHDNLGKVAYTIWTTSKTTSTITVLYTNTASTVKISYYCVAGGVQYPSMLWLLAVVLALASVSSPSLAQDAVPAEVAVAAPAVAEEPVPAKDSAAEEGGAGTEVAEVKDGIQLKDGDERLFFGRFSTTTYTGVAVTTSTVFFSCLLGTASTACQGRRRRTKKNVKFEASASSYVDAGLEGSQVPAEVGEKDEAAAEDQSKIFVNVWTTSRTSTTVTVLYTNTSTTLRISLFCVAGFVQLPQFNCINP, from the exons ATGAGGTTCAGCAGCGTTCTCGCCGTGGCCGCGGTCGTGGCGCTGGCCATGCCCTCCTCCGGCGTCGAGGAGCAGGGCGTCGCCAGGATCAGCAACCGCTTCTTCCTCGGGGTCTCCAGCACCACCACTTACTCCATGGTATCCGTGAGCACCTCGACGgtcttcttctcttgtctctccggCACCTACACCGAGAAAGTGTGCAAGGGGAGGAAcgccaagaggaagaggaagtccgTCGTGGACAGGATGGACGACGGGACCGA CCTCCTGGCCCTGGACAGCAGCGCGACGGACTTGGGGGACGTCGAGCCTGACCAGGACACCTCCGGCAGACACGACAACCTGGGGAAAGTAGCCTACACGATATGGACGACCTCCAAGACGACCTCCACCATCACCGTCCTCTATACCAACACGGCGTCCACGGTGAAGATCTCGTACTACTGCGTGGCCGGAGGAGTGCAGTACCCGAGC ATGCTGTGGCTTCTCGCGGTGGTGTTGGCGTTGGCGAGTGTCTCGTCGCCGTCCTTGGCGCAGGACGCGGTTCCAGCTGAGGTCGCCGTCGCAGCTCCTGCCGTGGCGGAGGAGCCCGTTCCCGCGAAGGACTCGGCCGCGGAGGAGGGCGGCGCCGGCACCGAGGTGGCGGAGGTGAAGGACGGGATCCAGCTCAAGGACGGGGACGAGAGGCTTTTCTTCGGCCGCTTCTCCACCACCACGTACACGGGCGTGGCCGTCACCACCTCCACCGTGTTCTTCTCGTGCCTGCTGGGCACGGCGTCCACCGCGTGCcagggccgccgccgccgcaccaAGAAGAACGTCAAGTTCGAGGCCTCCGCCAGCTCCTACGTCGA CGCGGGGCTCGAGGGCAGCCAAGTCCCCGCGGAGGTCGGCGAGAAGGACGAGGCCGCCGCCGAGGACCAGTCCAAGATATTCGTGAACGTCTGGACCACCTCCAGGACCTCCACCACCGTCACCGTCCTGTACACGAACACCTCGACCACGCTACGGATCTCGCTGTTCTGCGTCGCCGGCTTCGTGCAGCTGCCGCAGTTCAACTGTATTAACCCGTAG
- the LOC113806364 gene encoding uncharacterized protein, which yields MKVACLVVAVALAAAAAGEESKRERNNFLDVFAVQSTTTYTVISASTSTVFYSCLSGSYTALICKGRKRKSTRAFRNLDSIDGDASLDSISLDSSSDAMGPAATDRDDSVAANRFGYTVWTTSKTTSTVTLLYTNTASTIKISYYCDAGGVNYPPGC from the exons ATGAAGGTCGCTTGTCTCGTGGTGGCGGtggcgctggcggcggcggcagcgggcgAAGAGAGCAAACGTGAACGCAATAACTTCTTGGACGTGTTCGCCGTGCAGTCCACGACCACGTACACCGTCATTTCAGCTTCCACCTCGACCGTCTTCTACTCCTGCTTATCGGGGTCTTACACCGCGCTCATCTGCAAGGGACGCAAGAGGAAGTCAACCAGGGCATTTAGAAATCTTGACAG CATCGACGGCGACGCATCCCTGGACTCCATATCCCTGGACTCCAGCAGCGACGCCATGGGGCCGGCGGCGACTGACAGGGACGACTCCGTTGCCGCTAACAGGTTCGGCTACACGGTGTGGACAACCTCCAAGACGACCTCGACGGTCACTCTTCTCTACACCAACACGGCCTCCACCATCAAGATCTCCTATTACTGTGATGCCGGAGGAGTAAACTACCCGCCTGGCTGTTAG